The segment agagaaattatattttttgtgggtaatttaacgttttaaacttgatgggaaattaaataagttAAACAAAGGTTCAGGGCAAGATAGAGCAGAGAGCTAATAGAACATTCTTATAGGGAAGTTTTCGTTCTAGAACACTGCTCTAACTTGTTGggtaatattattttttgagcttttcctaaaaatttaactGATTTTATTAGCATCAGACTACCCTTCCCAAGTTTTccgtttaaagaaaaatcaataataacgattttattggatttattttccgttatcataaattgcataaatataGGAAAACTTGAGAGAATTTATACAAAAGTCATATATCTTGAATTTATAAGGTTGCCTATCCCTaggagaaaatatttcgaGGGAAATTTCGTGCGTTAACCGGCGTATATGCGTTATACAAGTTGGTATTCCAATAAGTTTGTTTTCattggattttatttgattgatgttaatttttttttaagaatcaaaTTAGCTTTATTTCCGCTTCTATTGAAAGAAGGATAATTAGgataaaaagataattttttgggaaaaatatgTTCCAGTGatcctaaaattgaaagtctTTCTAATGAGTTTTTCATGAGAGCAGTcttatagcaaattttccacactACAATTTCGTCTTAGACGATTTTGTTTTGatcttaaggaaaaaaaaatgcaattttaaactatttttcaaacctttaaattttaaactttccgTCTTaatcttgaaggaaaatgaggaaaatatcaaattacaTTTTAGGGAAAATTAGACTGTTCCGTTGAAGATATTTGAATTAGTCACcgtatttatcattttaaataattgtgtaatttaaacaaaataatttttaaagccaaataataaagtttaataaaaaatcaattttttcttgttaattaaaaaaactatatgaatgagttttccaatttaaaagaaaaatcaacaatttttttttaatatttggtATTCTTCTTTTAAGAGTGAATACCAATTAATGGAATGGTTTCTTTGGTTTTCTTGGTGATTCATGTCGTGGAGTGCGTGGAGTATATTTACCAATTCCTCAGAGCTCACCGCAACGCAAGAGTTCCGAAATTTAACCGCCTACCTTCCACTTGAACTTGACCGCGTAACACAAAAATTCCGTGCTTATAAATACGaaagatatattttattttgtcaataaaaccgtacataatatataataaaaactcTCACATGTAGATAATGTCTATGGTGGAGTGAAAATGATCACGCGAAGATCGCAGAAATGAAGATGAGAGCGCAAGATCAGCTAACCAGGTACAATGGTTGGTGATGCTACATGTCTATTAGGAGGACGAGCACTCTAGTTTGGTGTAACGAGGGGTGGGAGTtgtgttcctttttttttagatgaaagGATggaacttcttcttctttggaCTTGGGTAGTGGTAGCCTCCTCGTGATCCTCGATCTTCACGATCGAGCCAGTCATCTTCATCATCTTCCTGGTAGTGCCTGTGACTGTGATGCTTCTTCTTTGGTTCCTTCACCGGGAccagaattttcttcacaagtGTCTTCGTGATGAAGTGTGTGTGATGCTTCACGGGAACATGAATGCGAATTCTAAAGAAAGATATAAAGTCATTATTGCAATTTCATGTTATATGAAAGTGATCGTTAAAAAGTTgcagcaataaaaatatttatacgtctaattttatttcgcaatatgttttttttacttctttcttACTTTTTAAGTGGAATTTTGTATTATGGATTGATGTTTTTTGTTGTGGCAGGTTATGATGGCTATCTCGATCGAGCAATAAGTGAATAATTGGCATATAGTTATTGTGTGCAGCAAAATTATCAAATCGATCGGAATGAACTTTTTACATCACATTGAAGGTTGGAAAAtgcgaaggaaaaaaagatcgCATTCTGGTACATTGTGGCGGTAGGTTGGATGAAAGTAGAAGTGAAAGTTCAGTGGAAATTGACCAAAGATATTCTTCAGTGTGTCTCAACGGAGTCtcattaaattataatattcaTAATTGCACTGCATATAAATATAAACCTatgttgcaataaaaaaaacgatggCTCTAAGCCGAACATCTATTAGTCCACACACAAACTCTAATCTGTTGGAATGGTTAATTTCACTCAACTGTAAGATGGAATCCCTCTCTTGTCTTTATCTGTCTGATTTCTACTTTTATTTCTGTCTTGATCACTTCCTCATTTCCCCGCAATGCGCAATGCTGGACCAAATTGAGAGTTTAGGTGTATGTACGCATGAACGTTACAACAAATCAACATTGCAATCTTCCTGGTTAAATATTCGCCACAATTTGTACACGATCGTGATCTTAGTGATCTTACAAGATTCAGAGATCGCGATCCTCACACAACGCACACCTGGCCGTGAACTTACTTGGCGTGATCGGCAGGAACTGGGGCACTAGACACAGTAGCAATAAAGATGAAGAGCACCATACACAGAAACACCTAGAAGAAAATCACACGATCGTGCCGGGTTGAGGAtcacaaaacaaaaaattgcatCACACAATTAATTCACTTACAGCACCAATGGATGCCATTGTCGTGTGGCGGCAGATATGTTGTAAATCCCAAGGAGGAGAGACGCACTGATCTTTCACTTTTTGAGGAAGCGCACACACCACACAAGCGAGTGTTTTCACCTGGTAAGAGCGCGGATGGCGTGTGAAGTGGTTCAGACGCGGGCACGACTTAAATATGATCAACAAGTTTTGCGAAGCTGCGATCGTGTTCACCACCACATGGTGCCCCAACGCCATCGTCATACCATGGAGTGTGGGTCTTGCTGTGAAGTGCCTCGTTCTGCACCAGCAGATTGCACGAGTAGGAGAAGATCGTATCCACTCACGCGCTTCTAGAGTTTTCCTCAAATCGCGGAAGATCGCGCCCCATCACAGAGATCTATCATCAACAACAACGTGAAATGATTAATTGCATCAATCGTGAGTGGTCCATCAGCCAAAAAGGGGGTCGCTTTTTCTCAACACCCTTTACCACCTCAACAAAATTGTACATATAATATTCCCTGTATAGGAGACCAAATCGAGTGGAAAATGATCACCACACATATATAAAACTAATTCGTTTAAACTTCCAacactttctctctctcccattCTATTGATTTCTTAAGgtatttttctcactcaaattcacaaaaaatgattaattaacattttgccTTTTGTTGCCTTGATTCTccgcaaaaattcaaattagacACGGAGATGAACGATTGAAGTATGGAAAATTTGCGAAGATGTCGCTTGAAAGCGCAGCTTAATGATGCCGGTGTATTCACCTGTGAGgtgttaatgaaaatattttgtacttCTTTTTAGATTTTACATTTTGATCAAGTCTCGATGGTAGAATTGCATATTTAAACAAATGAAGCAGACATGTATTCAATATTATGCACGTGAtttgtttttgttaaaaagaaaacacagtGTGTGTCATTCACAACACGTAAGAAGtgtttttgattattttttttgtattttaaatttttattcgttAATTTAGTTGTTTTAtaaactttaaagaattctaattcttgtgttaaattttacatttcaattatttaattgtttaaatgtaaaattcattgttttaataaaaggagtttatccgtTTTTCATAAGGAAAATTCCACATTAAAGAAAACTGACGGGATAGACTTtcagataattaaaaaattataggaAACCGCCAGCACTTTCTCATTTGCCACAAAGATCGACAaagatttaatcaaaaatacacacaatgacgtcactattatGATTTTTGTCTATAtcaatcttttaattttcaaactattTTGCAACTaactagaaaattttaaaaatcaatttttctccactgaataaattttcaattatgttatactaattaatataaaataatattttatttatttttaattaaaaatttaattaaaatttttaaataaaatgcgtTATAAATGAAACACATTGTACCATACATCACTGGTTCAAAATACctataaaatgcaaatcatGTCGTGCATTTAGCGTCAGTTGGTCAACAAAAACAGGTCGTATGCCcaattaaaagcaaataaaatccaaatcAGATTTCTTACAAAGGTGCCGAATGTTTATTCTTTTCCTTAAAGACGCGAATTCCGTGCTGATTCACaatttttcgtttattttgatgtttttttttcggaggaAGTGTCTTCGTGATGAACTCTAAAGTTCAAACACCCCAAACTTTGTAAAGAGCGTTATTCACAATACATAcagtaagtcccccgcatgtaaccaaaattggtttttaaattattgtaggggatcattaaaggttcaaaataagcgtggtgatttcccggaaaagcgctgggaaacctacgaattttccggttttaggtgtaacctatattgatttatttctcaatttctagcaattgtagaatattgcgattggcgtcaaatgaaagctatatcaatgcttaatattatatattaaaaccattttccaaaatgcactagaaggtgaaaattcggaaagattttccgaacacgcatttttctttcgcctcccatttccacaatattgcatgggaccacctggaacatccctcattttgtagcttttttaatcccctttcatttggtatagcacttgctggggaaatctgctgggaaaactgttttttttttttagtgattttcaatgttggaaaaactcactattcgaaggctgcaatgttataccggagctcacaccgacttagccgatttaacaatgcaatacaatgttatacaatgttatacaatgttatgacattgtataacattgcagccctcgaatagtgagtttttccaacattgaaaatcactaaaaaaaaaaaacagttttcccagcagCTTAGCTtagctttgaaagcttcaaGAGGAATCGTGTTGTCTCTTTCTAACTAATGCAATATTGATGAGATGGCAAtacgagggctgcattgttaaatcggctaagtcggtgtgagctccggtataacattgcagccttcgaatagtgagtttttccaacattgaaaatcactaaaaaaaaaacagttttcccagcagatttccccagcaagtgctataccaaatgaaaggggattaaaaaagctacaaaatgagggatgttccaggtggtcccatgcaatattgtggaaatgggaggcgaaagaaaaatgcgtgttcggaaaatctttccgaattttcaccttcttgtgcattttggaaaatggttttaatatataatattaagcattgatatagctttcatttgacgccaatcgcaatattctacaattgctagaaattgagaaataaatcaatataggttacacctaaaaccggaaaattcgtaggtttcccagcgcttttccgggaaatcaccacgcttattttgaacctttaatgatcccctacaataatttaaaaaccaattttggttacatgcgggggacttactgTATGTATTGTGAATAACGCTCTTTGCAAGATTAACCAAATCTCCTGAAAATTTTCGCGTTGTATTATCTTCTCCTGCTCTTCATGCATAATTTGgatgaatttaaagaaaaagagtttgaaaaaaaaagtgcgagAGTTTAATGACTTTGGACAGCTTGGAATATGCGCAGGTGACTCAAATAATCAAGCAAAACTTCCTTCAAATCACATTCTTCCGTGATTTGAATGCGCGATGGTAATTGGAGAGGAGGACAGCACGGAAAAAGAGCTTTCTCACATCACTCTCTGTAATCATTTCGCAGGAATATTATATCTGAATTCCAAATTGGATTTATACTTCTTCCCCATTTGCCTCCACATCATTGCGcgcaaattattcttttgcagATGCCAAAAGGAGTGGACCAATTTGGAATAAGAtgagcaggaaaaaaaaacaattctccGTTTGAAGATAAAATCCGCCAAAACCCCTAACTGTTACCTGTCGACCTTTTTTTGCCGTGTCTGCGCTTCAAGCTCTTTTTGGCATCAATCAATGACCAGGCTTGAGATGCTCGCATGGGATGGACGTTGGGGCACAAAAACATACGCAGAACCTTCTTTTGTACATCGCTAAGAACCCGCGAGATGGTGACTTTTTGTGGATGtttttctctcacacaaaTTAATATGTTgctgaagcttttttttgcgcgCGCTCCGTTTCATTAAAATTGGTTAACCGGTTCTCCATTCTCTCACAGTGGAAAAGAACAATCTTGGGAAAAGACAGAGAGGAATCCATCCAGATTAAGGATGTGTCTGTTGTCCCAAGAATTTGACAATAAAAACCCTAATGCATTGAAaggagaaattcaataaaaaaaaacgttaaaaatgaaaaattaacaggGTTAATCGTAAAACTTGACATAattgttgtgtttttttctttacttttaattttaattaatgattttaattaattttaatttaatgtatgCTAATTCTTCGTCAatgatttttgataattttttttgtttattttcatacTTCGTGAATTAAAAGGGTCAAAAatcacaatagtgacgtcattgtttctAATTTTGGGCAAATCTTTATAGAGTTCTGCACTAATGTAATGCGAAGTCTGTTTggttatttcttatttatctttttgatTGCCTCGAATGAGAagttttcccaaagaaaatgaataaactcctttaaataaaatgaaagagagagaaagtgattattttcacaaaagattGTTTAAAAAGAGTCAATTACATTGCTCGTGATTGTCCCTGTTTTACGATgtaataatcattttttttagtatattttttaagaggCTGCTAAAGTGACTTAATTTCCCATTAATGGGCATTAACGCCTTTAACAATTTAACATCATTGCAGTTGAAAGTCATTTGggagaaaacaaataaaatgctaaTCCACCTGAAAACATCGGCACATAAAACGGTCTGAGGTGTGAAGAGTGAATTAATGTTGGAATTAATGATGGTAAATTACAggaaaaacatataaatttaatatggatCACGCGTATGATGAACACGTGCTGTACAAAGAGCTATTAATTAAGTAAATCTTGTAGCTAGAATTCTCAGCTCTGATGCAGAACGCGGAGTCTGGGTGAGCGCGCGAGATTCACGTTCTGCAGATGAGAGAGCGACAGACAGAATCCTCAACACAGCCACCAGTTCACCATAAAGAGGCACATCCAGAAGACGATGGCGTGGAGTTGATGGGTTCATCACATTGGGATTCGCGCTTAGTTTCAAGTGGATTTCTGTGTCGTCCAAGTGCGCGCTCCGTTCTGCAGTTTCGCATCTCCTGTCCTCATCATGCCACTTAAGGAGTTCCTCATCATTGTGATTCTCGTGCAATTTGTCAGCGTCACTCAACAACTCGGTTTGTCACTGTGCCATCGTCTTTTCTATCCACATTTTGTTcgcataaatttttataatattcgCATTTTCTCTCTTGTGCGTGTGCCTCATTGTAATAGGAAAAGCGGAAGTGGAGAACCGTGTGAAACCCTCGCGACTCAGCCAGATTATTCTTCTAGAGTCACCACCGAGATTTTACGTAAGAAGCGCATAGTGCAATTACAGGTGCTTTAGTTGAGATTATCATTAATCATTGTgcccttttttttgttttttaatttattgtgcaGGATCTCGCATCAGACTGCGTGGCGAGTGCTAATCTGCATGTTTCCAACACCAAGTGCCGCTGTTCCGAGTACATTTGCCTGATCAATTACAAGTTCAACAAATTGAGGTGAGTGATGATGGGCAACTGCCAACTCTTTATTCGATGTGACAAGAAAATTGACGGTGAAAATGCTATaaatatgtacgtacaatATGTATGTAACTTTGCAGATCTCTCCAAACCTGCCATGAGGCTTGCTGCAAGAGGCAACGGAAGGTGCTGAAAAGTAgtgttgtggaaaaaaattaatcatttcagATTCTGTAATTACCGAATATCATTTCccgcttctttttttcttgtattaatACCTTCTTCGAATCCACAATCGCACAATAATCATCagtattacataaaaaaaattgatcatgGATGTTTATTGCTTTTTGCTGCTGCCCAGGAAGACAGTTTGctatttcttttccttctgcGTCGCATTATTTACTGATGACGcgactttttctcttttaaacaAAGCGCTTTTCTTTCGCGCATATTTTATGCAACTTGATGACTTTGACCTGTTCACATGGGATTCGTCACACCGATTGATTAATTGCACGACAAAATGTCTTTGTTTCCACCGCATCCAATGATTCGTGACTGATTGAGGACCcagagtgcaaaaaaaaatttctaccTCGAGATTAATGAGGAGGTGAAGACAATCTTATGGAGCGGAAAAGCGCGCGCACCATCTCTGTGTACCCAATTCCAAGGTGAAAAGGGAACAATCGTGAAATGCCTTTTTGTggttttacaaaatatattattcaAAGAATATGAGAATtggcattttgcaaaatgtacaAAGTGTTCAACACAGTGTTAAAGTGACTTAAAAACctcacataaataaatttcttcttattcttgGAGACTAGAACTTTTATGTGGTTTTATTATTTGAtggattttgtgagaaaactttgagaaaaaaaatgagaaaatgatcattttttttaggaaaaatgattttaaatattcggattaaattcaatttaaaaacgagctttttaaaatttaggtATATTTAACTGAAGAAGGAATAAAACTCTAATTATTAATAAGAAATAGAAATCAATCTTACAGGCTATCCCTGAGTAACTGCTGAGTTTACCTAAATGTAATATTcgaaaaagtgaattaagATGAGCTTACAGTAagactttaaattttatttctaaaagatgtttgaattttaaaatctaaaaatataaaacatttcttgttttatttttaggactttaaataatctcaattaaaaatcaaaaatttgaaagtttcaggtattaaaaaaaatagtaaggtaagttattaagaatttaaattttacaattttttttattcagattttttgtacaaatttactatgtagaaataaatttcattgattttcccgattttCCTGATAACAGCATCACTGGAAGATagtcttaatttttattgatttttcgaGGCCAAAACACCTGTTATAATCCCACCCAGAATTCTCTGTGTACCATAATTAGAAGGAGTCTGTGTGTCAATACAAATTAAACGCATTGCATTCGAATTTATAGCCCCCTCACTTCGCATACTCATATGTGCTTGTCTATCCGATGAGGAAATTATCGTGTGTTTTCCACCAGCTAAACGCTTTTCACCTTCACGAAAATTATCTGaagttttcttctcaaatttcTTTGTCTCCGGGCATCCTTGCGTTGTTCTTGTTAGGGGCTTACCTAGAACTGTGCTGAGGCATTGTTGTTCATTAAGGCGCATTGTGACGTACCTATTGCATGAGATGCACGCTAAGTCTCCCAAGGctttattttttccaccaGCTGCATAACAGGGAtctgaaacaaaaaatttgaaaagaaagaataaaataaagataaattcctggaaattacataaaatgctACCTTGATCTTCGAAAATCTTCTTCATTCTTCGAATTCTTCCCTCAAGCTGTAGAAGTTGATCAGCTAAGAGATTCTTCAGATGATCTATTTGATCCATCATTGTTGCATCAAGTGTAGCAAGTTTTTGCGAAAAATCTTCTACTTTTGCATTGAAAGCAATTCTCTCATTTCGTCCTCTATCATCCATTTTTCTCGCGGCATCCCTGCATTCATGAAGGATATTTTCAAATGCACCCACTGATAATTTCTCCTGCAGTTTTTCTTGAATTGAATCTGTTACTGCTAATTTCTCCTGGagatttttgtaattaatttccaaatcATTCAGCtttattttcacttcttcTGTGCCCTCATGCATGAAACTTTCAGAAGCTTCAACCGATGATCCTTCAAGCAAATCACcttttgaggaatttatttttgccaatttctccTGCAAACCGATGTACTTAATTTCAGCATCATTCATTCTTCTTTCCAGAGCTTCTAGACGTTGATTGTTACTGCTTTGATTCATCAATTCAGGTGAAGTGCTATCAGATATTAAATCCTTTATCATTGAATACACCACAGATCGCCTTTCAGTTGACTCAGATGACCGGAAGCTTTTAATTTCAGTGCGGGAGTTAGCTGGAGTACTCGTTTGCATCAAATCAATATCCGTGCTGTCTTTGTCCATATCTGACTTCCATGGAGAATGCAAATCAGATTGATTAATTGCTTCAAATGCCTTCAAACTTACTTCCTTTGAGGGATCACTATCATCGGAGGAATTCATAGAGTAGTAGAGGGATTGAATTGAATGCTTTGGAATGTTGGGAGACAATGATTCTTTTAATGTTAATCTCGTCTCCAAGATACTTATTCTCTTTTCTAATAATTCCAAGTTCTGTCTATATTCCGTCAGATTGAGGCTTTTATTTGTGGAAATTGAATGTTCTTCagcaattgatttttcttcagcaaatgatttttctttagcaattgatttttcttcgaCAACTGATTTTCCTCCAGAAATTGAATGTTCTTCAGCTATTGATCTTTCTTCAGCAAATGATGTTTCTTGAGCAAATGAATCCGCCCTTTTGTGACTCCTTTGAGTTGATTGTTCATTCCCCAAAAGATCGACAATTTTGTAAAGCAAACTGTGCAGCGATTTGTAATCCACAATATTATTGAGACTGAGCGCCGTATCAATCAAGGTGTAAAGATCATCTTTTGGTGCCATCGtggtgaaatttttctttaacttctttaaaaaatttaatttttcacttttgagaaatttttttagagaattattttctttattttccagTCACTGTGATTTTGaaacgaatatttttatttttttttgtacgaatactgagcttttaaataaaaaataaataaaaaagcttcCTCGCTTTAACCTGaccctttttcttttaaatttaacagtTTCTTTGGGACTCCGTGTAAGTTTTACTTTGAAGCACGAAAACAAATTTAGAGATATTTAGTTactggatgaaaaaaaaagaagcgagAAAAGCTTTTAGGATACAAAACAATCTCTATATACAAAGTTTAAAGCCAAGTTTACGATAAATCCTAAATAAATGATAATTCCTCGCAATTAGATATGAAATTGCTTATTGCGTAAAACTTATGCTTTCATGgaatcaattttcttcgcaTTTTACCTTCAATTGCCTTTGTCCACTCATGGCGCGCGTTGTATAATCCACGAACCGCATTGAACTTCTCTTCATTATCtatcttttgaaaatatacTTTGGCGTCCAACCCCATAAGCGACGAATTGGATCTTCTCGCGATTGGCGCGGCATGATGAGGAGGAGGTGGAGGAGAAAAAGATGAGAAGACCGCAAAACCATTCAATGTGATTATCAAACCAATTTGAgtagaagaaagttttttacCGCATTTACCTGAAGTACTCTTGTCGGATTTTTGAGGTCATTGAAACCGATTCAAGATACAAGGTTTTGTTTACCCAGCTTCCTCCCCTTCAATGCGTGCATGATATTCAATTGTCCGCCTCTCGTGGAGcaccaggaaaaaaaaaaagttactaaCAATCGAAATTACTGACGGACTCCGCGAGATGCAGCGAGGTGAAAGTGTTTCCCTCCACACCAAATAACAATGCACCCAAAGAGATCATCA is part of the Lutzomyia longipalpis isolate SR_M1_2022 chromosome 3, ASM2433408v1 genome and harbors:
- the LOC129794092 gene encoding uncharacterized protein LOC129794092, producing MAPKDDLYTLIDTALSLNNIVDYKSLHSLLYKIVDLLGNEQSTQRSHKRADSFAQETSFAEERSIAEEHSISGGKSVVEEKSIAKEKSFAEEKSIAEEHSISTNKSLNLTEYRQNLELLEKRISILETRLTLKESLSPNIPKHSIQSLYYSMNSSDDSDPSKEVSLKAFEAINQSDLHSPWKSDMDKDSTDIDLMQTSTPANSRTEIKSFRSSESTERRSVVYSMIKDLISDSTSPELMNQSSNNQRLEALERRMNDAEIKYIGLQEKLAKINSSKGDLLEGSSVEASESFMHEGTEEVKIKLNDLEINYKNLQEKLAVTDSIQEKLQEKLSVGAFENILHECRDAARKMDDRGRNERIAFNAKVEDFSQKLATLDATMMDQIDHLKNLLADQLLQLEGRIRRMKKIFEDQDPCYAAGGKNKALGDLACISCNRYVTMRLNEQQCLSTVLGKPLTRTTQGCPETKKFEKKTSDNFREGEKRLAGGKHTIISSSDRQAHMSMRSEGAINSNAMRLICIDTQTPSNYGTQRILGGIITGVLASKNQ
- the LOC129794182 gene encoding uncharacterized protein LOC129794182 produces the protein MASIGAVFLCMVLFIFIATVSSAPVPADHAKIRIHVPVKHHTHFITKTLVKKILVPVKEPKKKHHSHRHYQEDDEDDWLDREDRGSRGGYHYPSPKKKKFHPFI